The Spirosoma foliorum genome has a window encoding:
- a CDS encoding RagB/SusD family nutrient uptake outer membrane protein, whose product MKKKLISALALVGTLFIYSCTNLAENVLDEASVSGLSDRQAADGIIAPVYARLPDIFLHTNYFNIQEISTDEAILPYRGGTDWGDNGIYLAMHQHTTISTDPNLNSTWNLILQGVSRSITAINTLPTLKDPVTKTYLAEARGMRAYYSMMTLDLFGLVFVKDDLGATSTILRGDQAVEYIKAEFLAVEPNLETTVGPGRLTKGAVWGLLARLYMNAAVYRDRYATQFTFKPEDMDKAVEYCDKIISSGQYALSKDFFSIFNSDNHDNKELIFAVDQRADLNGTNRMAYFSISGDQFPIPAYPAANGTDGPGITPDYYQSWATAYAPKDPTVDPRFYKQNLTIYSNPADSCVAEADFNINRGILRGQQYGLIRRNGVFLKCPDGKYKVGTLFYDTRNKPTLPVNFTQQIDFTVAGSNYNTGYRVEKYEFSKKSASGRNFGDADIVILRLADIYLMRAEAKLRKSGDAASALADVNTVRTARTVTAPAPALTSMTLDLLFRERGFELYWESLRRTDMIRFGKYEGTWTEKTNTDPKKRIFPIPQTAIDGASNLPGYLKQNDGY is encoded by the coding sequence ATGAAAAAGAAACTCATTTCCGCGCTGGCTCTGGTTGGCACGCTCTTTATATATAGTTGCACCAATCTGGCCGAAAACGTGCTGGACGAAGCCTCGGTTTCGGGACTTTCCGATCGGCAGGCAGCCGATGGCATTATCGCCCCTGTTTATGCCCGATTGCCGGATATCTTCCTGCATACCAACTACTTCAATATTCAGGAAATCTCCACCGACGAAGCCATTCTCCCGTATCGGGGAGGCACCGACTGGGGCGACAACGGTATCTATCTGGCTATGCACCAGCATACGACGATCAGTACCGATCCAAACCTGAACAGCACCTGGAATCTGATTTTGCAGGGTGTATCAAGATCCATTACGGCGATCAATACACTGCCTACGCTGAAAGATCCGGTGACGAAAACTTACCTGGCTGAAGCCAGAGGGATGCGTGCTTACTATTCCATGATGACGTTAGACCTGTTCGGACTGGTATTTGTGAAAGACGATCTGGGCGCTACATCAACCATTCTTCGGGGCGATCAGGCCGTTGAGTATATCAAAGCCGAATTTCTTGCCGTAGAACCCAATCTGGAAACAACTGTAGGACCTGGTCGGCTGACAAAAGGTGCGGTCTGGGGGTTGTTAGCTCGTTTGTACATGAACGCGGCCGTTTACCGGGATCGGTATGCAACCCAGTTTACGTTCAAGCCAGAAGATATGGATAAGGCGGTTGAGTACTGCGACAAGATCATTTCGTCAGGGCAATACGCACTGTCGAAAGACTTCTTCTCGATTTTCAACTCCGACAACCATGACAATAAAGAGCTAATTTTTGCCGTCGATCAACGGGCCGACCTGAATGGTACAAACCGGATGGCTTACTTCTCTATTTCGGGCGATCAGTTCCCCATACCCGCCTACCCGGCCGCTAACGGCACCGATGGGCCAGGTATTACCCCTGATTATTATCAGAGTTGGGCTACGGCTTATGCGCCCAAAGACCCTACAGTAGATCCTCGTTTCTACAAACAGAATCTGACGATCTACTCCAACCCGGCTGACTCTTGTGTGGCAGAAGCCGATTTTAATATTAACAGGGGTATTTTACGTGGCCAGCAATACGGCTTGATCCGGCGGAACGGTGTGTTTTTAAAATGTCCAGACGGTAAATATAAAGTAGGGACCCTCTTTTATGACACCCGGAACAAGCCCACGCTGCCCGTTAATTTTACCCAGCAAATTGACTTCACCGTTGCCGGAAGCAATTATAATACGGGCTATCGGGTTGAGAAATATGAGTTTAGCAAGAAATCAGCCAGTGGTCGGAATTTTGGCGATGCAGATATTGTGATTCTGCGACTAGCCGATATTTACCTGATGCGGGCCGAAGCTAAACTCCGCAAGAGTGGCGATGCGGCCTCTGCCTTAGCCGACGTGAATACGGTTAGAACTGCCCGGACAGTTACGGCTCCTGCCCCAGCCCTCACCAGCATGACCCTGGACCTGTTGTTTCGGGAACGTGGATTCGAGCTATACTGGGAATCCCTTCGCCGTACCGATATGATCCGGTTTGGCAAGTACGAGGGTACTTGGACAGAAAAAACGAACACTGACCCCAAGAAGCGTATTTTCCCAATTCCGCAAACAGCCATCGATGGCGCATCCAACCTACCCGGTTATCTGAAGCAGAACGATGGGTATTAG